The Anaerolineales bacterium genome includes the window AAGGTTGCTGTCCATTCCGTTCTACTTCTGCCACCCCTACCACTCTTGGGAGAAAGGCACGGTTGAGAACACGAACGGGCTGCTTCGCCGCTATCTTCCAAGGAGTACGGATCTCAGCCGCATCGCCCAGGAAGACCTAGAAGCGATCGCCACCGAGCTCAATCACCGGCCACGAAAATGCCTCGGGTTCCGCACACCCTTCGAGGTACTATTCGACAGGTTCGTTGCACTTAGCTATGGAATCTAGCCTCCGCGGCGACTCGCTTCTTCCTTTAGAATCAGCCTGATCTTCGATGAGCCCATCCCTGATTG containing:
- a CDS encoding IS30 family transposase, translating into RLLSIPFYFCHPYHSWEKGTVENTNGLLRRYLPRSTDLSRIAQEDLEAIATELNHRPRKCLGFRTPFEVLFDRFVALSYGI